A window of the Xenopus laevis strain J_2021 chromosome 9_10L, Xenopus_laevis_v10.1, whole genome shotgun sequence genome harbors these coding sequences:
- the LOC108701955 gene encoding olfactory receptor 145 — translation MLVLTELSDFPTLRLPLFLVFLLIYLLTLTSNLLILLLIFADSHLNTPMYFFLGTLACLDISYSSVTVPRMLFDLLTQKRVISVRACITQFYFFLFFAVSEMSVLSVMSYDRYIAICRPLHYMQIMNRNFCVQLVSGVLVFGAVHSLLHNLFLAKLIFCRSITLQSFFCDLPQLLRVSCSDTLINVLLIFLAAILFGGVIFGVTFYPYITIIRTVLKIPSKNMRSKAFSTCSSHLTVVLIFYSTSLFNYFRSNASDQQTEDKITSVFYAVLTPFLNPLIYSLRNQELKISIRKLLQRM, via the coding sequence ATGTTGGTTCTCACTGAACTGTCTGATTTTCCAACTCTTCGGCTTCCTCTGTTCCTGGTATTTCTTCTGATCTACCTTTTAACTCTAACTTCGAACCTTTTGATCCTTCTACTAATCTTTGCTGATTCCCATCTCAacacccccatgtacttcttccttGGAACCCTGGCATGTCTGGATATAAGTTACTCCTCAGTCACTGTCCCAAGAATGCTCTTTGATTTACTCACACAAAAAAGGGTAATTTCAGTGAGAGCTTGTATAACTcagttctatttttttctcttttttgctgTATCAGAAATGTCTGTACTGTCagtgatgtcctatgacagatacatTGCTATTTGCCGCCCTCTTCACTACATGCAGATAATGAACAGGAACTTTTGTGTTCAACTTGTATCAGGTGTGTTGGTTTTTGGTGCAGTACATTCCTTGCTGCACAATCTTTTTTTAGCTAAACTAATATTTTGCAGGTCAATTACTTTGCAAAGTTTCTTTTGTGACCTGCCCCAGTTGCTTCGGGTCTCCTGTAGTGACACATTAATCaatgtattgcttatatttctcGCTGCAATATTGTTCGGTGGTGTCATTTTTGGGGTCACCTTTTATCCCTATATCACTATTATTAGAACTgttctaaaaataccatcaaaaaACATGAGATCCAAGGCTTTCTCCACCTGCTCCTCTCATCTAACGGtggtccttatattttacagtacaaGTTTATTTAACTACTTTCGCTCAAATGCAAGTGACCAACAAACTGAGGACAAAATAACGTCTGTATTTTATGCAGTATTAACCCCCTTTTTAAATCCTTTGATCTATAGTCTCAGGAACCAGGAACTCAAAATATCCATAAGAAAATTGTTACAGAGGATGTAA